One stretch of Salvelinus namaycush isolate Seneca unplaced genomic scaffold, SaNama_1.0 Scaffold88, whole genome shotgun sequence DNA includes these proteins:
- the LOC120043227 gene encoding zinc finger protein 235-like isoform X1, whose product MDEDSEDPSSPSPSCSTEPQPTVSPGPDRNHGDQEDSNHGDQKDTAQGQERVTVSLDINSETPTFNIVVKEEEDWELDNTGESPSHHSAGGKRPSTSGEPEQHQMKRRTRQKKTHPCPDCGKHCQTLSALQIHMRTHTGEKPYACFVCEKTFIIRQALKTHQRTHTGEKPYTCSECGKGFAHQCSLRYHQKRNSEQIKTDPNEKMTCCCGQEFSSKCVLEVHLKTDTGAKPYTCCVCGKRFNKESLKEHQRSHTGEMPYSCSFCGKGYYHKPAWKAHERTHTEEKPLCSVCGRTCSSKYTLKVHERTHTGEMPYLCSECGKGFISKGLLMTHERFNCSGGEERWRPKRFHKCPDCGKEFTQANKLERHMRTHTGERPYQCSVCGMRFNQKGNLKTHFKVHTGRDPSLLPDMDMRTTSSEAAKQPPDNRHDVGKPQRCLNQIGKEGTHNLPAPQTHNLPAPQTHNPPAPQTHNPPAPQTHNPPAPQTHNPPAPQTHNLPAAQTHNLPAPQTHNLPAPQTHNPPAPQTHNLPAAQTHNLPAPQTHNLPAPQTHNLPAPQPHNLPAPQPHNLLAPQPHNLPAPQTHNLPAPQTHNLPAPQTHNLPAPQTHNLPAPQPHNLPAPQTHNLPAPQTHNLPAPQTHNLPAAQTHNHPAPQTHNLPAPQTHNHPAPQTHNHPAPQREVSHHLPSAQKPTMSPRGEKHYLCPECGKTYTREYDLRVHLRTHTGERPYQCYDCGKAYVRKNNLQQHQRSHAPKPMGPTRHLGRPPRVGSSSGRSNQSPRVGRAKQKIHTSM is encoded by the exons GATTCTGAAGACCCGTCCAGCCCGTCTCCATCCTGCTCCACTGAACCCCAACCCACTGTGTCCCCGGGTCCTGACAGGAACCATGGTGACCAGGAGGACAGTAACCATGGTGATCAGAAAGACACAGCGCAGGGTCAGGAGAGGGTTACTGTGAGTCTGGACATCAACAGTGAAACACCAACATTTAATATTGTAgtcaaagaagaagaagactggGAACTAGATAATACAG GAGAGAGTCCCAGCCATCACTCTGCAGGTGGGAAGAGACCCTCTACATCAGGAGAACCTGAGCAACACCAGATGAAACGCAGAACGAGGCAGAAAAAGACCCACCCATGCCCAGATTGTGGGAAACACTGCCAGACATTATCGGCACTACAAATACACATGAgaacccacacaggagagaagccttacgctTGCTTTGTGTGTGAGAAAACGTTCATTATTAGGCAAGCTTTGAAAacacaccagcgaacacacacaggagagaagccttataccTGCTCTGAGTGTGGGAAGGGTTTCGCTCATCAATGTAGTTTGAGATACCACCAAAAGAGGAATTCTGAACAGATTAAAACAGACCCGAATGAGAAGATGACCTGCTGCTGTGGACAAGAGTTCTCCTCAAAGTGCGTTCTGGAGGTTCACTTGAAGACGGACACTGGAGCCAAGCCTTACACCTGCTGTGTGTGTGGCAAGAGGTTCAATAAAGAATCATTAAAAGAACACCAGAGATCCCATACAGGAGAGATGCCTTACTCTTGCTCTTTCTGTGGCAAGGGTTACTATCACAAACCGGCTTGGAAAGCCCACGAGCGAACACACACCGAGGAGAAGCCCCTGTGCTCTGTGTGCGGACGGACCTGCTCTAGTAAGTATACGTTAAAAGTCCACgagcgaacacacacaggagagatgcCTTACCTCTGCTCTGAGTGTGGCAAGGGCTTCATCAGTAAAGGACTCCTGATGACCCACGAGCGATTCAACTGTTCTGGGGGAGAGGAACGATGGCGACCAAAGAGATTTCACAAGTGTCCGGACTGTGGGAAGGAGTTCACACAAGCAAACAAACTGGAGAGACacatgagaacacacacaggagagaggcctTACCAGTGCTCTGTGTGTGGGATGAGGTTCAACCAGAAAGGGAATCTCAAAACGCATTTTAAAGTGCACACAG GCAGGGATCCCAGTTTGCTGCCTGACATGGACATGAGGACGACTTCTTCAGAAGCAGCGAAACAACCTCCGGACAACAGACATGATGTTGGGAAACCACAACGCTGCCTGAATCAGATTGGCAAGGAGGGGACCCACAATCTACCGGCACCACAAACCCACAACCTACCGGCACCACAAACCCACAACCCACCGGCACCACAAACCCACAACCCACCGGCACCACAAACCCACAACCCACCGGCACCACAAACCCACAACCCACCGGCACCACAAACCCACAACCTTCCGGCAGCACAAACCCACAACCTACCGGCACCACAAACCCACAACCTACCGGCACCACAAACCCACAACCCACCGGCACCACAAACCCACAACCTTCCGGCAGCACAAACCCACAACCTACCGGCACCACAAACCCACAACCTACCGGCACCACAAACCCACAATCTACCGGCACCACAACCCCACAATCTACCGGCACCACAACCCCACAACCTACTGGCACCACAACCCCACAACCTTCCGGCACCACAAACCCACAACCTACCGGCACCACAAACCCACAACCTTCCGGCACCACAAACCCACAACCTACCGGCACCACAAACCCACAACCTTCCGGCACCACAACCCCACAACCTTCCGGCACCACAAACCCACAACCTACCGGCACCACAAACCCACAACCTTCCGGCACCACAAACCCACAACCTACCGGCAGCACAAACCCACAACCATCCGGCACCACAAACCCACAACCTACCGGCACCACAAACCCACAACCATCCGGCACCACAAACCCACAACCATCCGGCACCACAGAGGGAGGTAAGCCACCACCTCCCGTCAGCACAGAAACCCACCATGTCCCCCAGGGGAGAAAAACACTATCTCTGCCCTGAATGTGGCAAGACTTACACCCGGGAATACGACCTCCGAGTCCACCTCAGAacgcacacaggagagagaccgtACCAGTGCTATGACTGCGGGAAGGCCTACGTCCGGAAAAACAATCTCCAACAACACCAGCGGTCACATGCTCCCAAGCCCATGGGACCGACCCGCCATTTAGGCAGACCACCCAGGGTAGGCTCTAGTAGTGGAAGGTCTAACCAATCACCCAGGGTAGGAAGAGCTAAGCAAAAAATACATACATCAATGTAA
- the LOC120043227 gene encoding zinc finger protein 182-like isoform X2: protein MEEDSEDPSSPSPSCSTEPQPTVSLGPDRNHGDQEDSNHGDQKDTLQGQERVTVSLDINSETPTFNIVVKEEEDWELDNTGESPSHHSAGGERPSTSGEPEQHQMKCRTRQKKTHSCPDCGKHCQTLSALQIHMRTHTGEKPYTCSECGKGFTHQCSLRYHHQKKHSEQIKTDPDDKIGCCCGQEFSSKNVLEVHLKTNAGDKPYACCVCKKTFTHKALLKVHQRSHTGEKPFSCSLCEKSFTQKGNLTTHEKSHAGEKHPCSVCGKSFTQKGYLKIHQRLHCSEGDLSSSVSRELEHRQRRAKETHRCPDCGKEFPQTYYLDRHMRTHTGERPYQCSVCGMSFTQKGNLKTHQKVHTGDYPSSWSTGEGSPCTSGEAEQHQENHTAVTSHACLVCGEVYSNLPELHKHMRSHSGEKCLICPVCGKTYSREFDLKVHLRTHTGEKPHECIECGKSFVRKQGLRQHQRTHDAKPIGPTRQLGRPKQLTTMDRPKHLSRAQMSKKVPKMESDTEMQDCQYYDN from the exons ATGGAAGAG GACTCTGAAGACCCGTCCAGCCCGTCTCCATCCTGCTCCACTGAACCCCAACCCACTGTGTCCCTGGGTCCTGACAGGAACCATGGTGACCAGGAGGACAGTAACCATGGTGATCAGAAAGACACACTGCAGGGTCAGGAGAGGGTTACTGTGAGTCTGGACATCAACAGTGAAACACCAACATTTAATATCGTAgtcaaagaagaagaagactggGAACTAGATAATACAG GAGAGAGTCCCAGCCATCACTCTGCAGGTGGGGAGAGACCCTCTACATCAGGAGAACCTGAGCAACACCAGATGAAATGCAGAACGAGGCAGAAAAAGACCCACTCATGCCCAGATTGTGGGAAACACTGCCAGACATTATCGGCACTACAAATACACATGAgaacccacacaggagagaagccttataccTGCTCTGAGTGTGGGAAGGGCTTCACTCATCAATGTAGTTTGAGATACCACCACCAgaagaaacattctgaacagattAAAACAGACCCGGATGACAAGATTGGCTGCTGTTGTGGACAAGAGTTCTCTTCAAAGAATGTTCTGGAGGTTCACTTGAAGACAAACGCTGGCGACAAGCCTTACGCCTGCTGTGTGTGTAAGAAGACTTTTACTCATAAAGCATTACTGAAAGTACACCAGCGatcccacacaggagagaagcctttctcttgctctctgtgtgagaagagttttactcaAAAAGGAAATTTGACAACACACGAGAAGTCGCACGCCGGAGAGAAACATCCTTGCTCagtctgtggaaagagtttcactCAGAAAGGCTATCTGAAGATTCATCAGCGGCTTCACTGTTCTGAAGGGGACTTGAGTTCCTCTGTATCAAGAGAACTTGAACACCGACAGAGGAGAGCTAAGGAGACTCACAGATGCCCAGACTGTGGGAAGGAGTTCCCTCAAACATATTACCTGGACAGACacatgagaacacacacaggagagaggcctTACCAGTGCTCTGTGTGTGGGATGAGTTTCACGCAGAAAGGAAATTTAAAAACGCATCAGAAAGTGCATACAG GAGATTATCCCAGCTCCTGGTCCACCGGTGAGGGTAGTCCCTGTACATCGGGAGAAGCTGAACAACACCAGGAGAACCACACGGCCGTCACATCTCACGCCTGCCTAGTGTGTGGCGAGGTATACTCAAACCTCCCAGAACTACACAAACACATGAGATCTCACTCGGGAGAAAAGTGTCTCATCTGCCCTGTGTGTGGCAAGACTTACTCCAGAGAATTTGACCTCAAAGTCCACCTcagaacacatacaggagagaaaccccaCGAGTGCATCGAATGCGGCAAGAGCTTTGTCCGTAAACAAGGGCTCCGGCAGCACCAGCGGACACATGATGCCAAGCCCATCGGACCTACCCGCCAGTTAGGCAGGCCAAAGCAGTTAACCACCATGGACAGGCCAAAGCATTTATCCAGGGCTCAGATGTCCAAGAAAGTGCCTAAAATGGAGAGTGATACAGAGATGCAGGACTGCCAGTACTATGACAATTAA
- the LOC120043227 gene encoding zinc finger protein 182-like isoform X4, producing MDSEDPSSPSPSCSTEPQPTVSLGPDRNHGDQEDSNHGDQKDTLQGQERVTVSLDINSETPTFNIVVKEEEDWELDNTGESPSHHSAGGERPSTSGEPEQHQMKCRTRQKKTHSCPDCGKHCQTLSALQIHMRTHTGEKPYTCSECGKGFTHQCSLRYHHQKKHSEQIKTDPDDKIGCCCGQEFSSKNVLEVHLKTNAGDKPYACCVCKKTFTHKALLKVHQRSHTGEKPFSCSLCEKSFTQKGNLTTHEKSHAGEKHPCSVCGKSFTQKGYLKIHQRLHCSEGDLSSSVSRELEHRQRRAKETHRCPDCGKEFPQTYYLDRHMRTHTGERPYQCSVCGMSFTQKGNLKTHQKVHTGDYPSSWSTGEGSPCTSGEAEQHQENHTAVTSHACLVCGEVYSNLPELHKHMRSHSGEKCLICPVCGKTYSREFDLKVHLRTHTGEKPHECIECGKSFVRKQGLRQHQRTHDAKPIGPTRQLGRPKQLTTMDRPKHLSRAQMSKKVPKMESDTEMQDCQYYDN from the exons ATG GACTCTGAAGACCCGTCCAGCCCGTCTCCATCCTGCTCCACTGAACCCCAACCCACTGTGTCCCTGGGTCCTGACAGGAACCATGGTGACCAGGAGGACAGTAACCATGGTGATCAGAAAGACACACTGCAGGGTCAGGAGAGGGTTACTGTGAGTCTGGACATCAACAGTGAAACACCAACATTTAATATCGTAgtcaaagaagaagaagactggGAACTAGATAATACAG GAGAGAGTCCCAGCCATCACTCTGCAGGTGGGGAGAGACCCTCTACATCAGGAGAACCTGAGCAACACCAGATGAAATGCAGAACGAGGCAGAAAAAGACCCACTCATGCCCAGATTGTGGGAAACACTGCCAGACATTATCGGCACTACAAATACACATGAgaacccacacaggagagaagccttataccTGCTCTGAGTGTGGGAAGGGCTTCACTCATCAATGTAGTTTGAGATACCACCACCAgaagaaacattctgaacagattAAAACAGACCCGGATGACAAGATTGGCTGCTGTTGTGGACAAGAGTTCTCTTCAAAGAATGTTCTGGAGGTTCACTTGAAGACAAACGCTGGCGACAAGCCTTACGCCTGCTGTGTGTGTAAGAAGACTTTTACTCATAAAGCATTACTGAAAGTACACCAGCGatcccacacaggagagaagcctttctcttgctctctgtgtgagaagagttttactcaAAAAGGAAATTTGACAACACACGAGAAGTCGCACGCCGGAGAGAAACATCCTTGCTCagtctgtggaaagagtttcactCAGAAAGGCTATCTGAAGATTCATCAGCGGCTTCACTGTTCTGAAGGGGACTTGAGTTCCTCTGTATCAAGAGAACTTGAACACCGACAGAGGAGAGCTAAGGAGACTCACAGATGCCCAGACTGTGGGAAGGAGTTCCCTCAAACATATTACCTGGACAGACacatgagaacacacacaggagagaggcctTACCAGTGCTCTGTGTGTGGGATGAGTTTCACGCAGAAAGGAAATTTAAAAACGCATCAGAAAGTGCATACAG GAGATTATCCCAGCTCCTGGTCCACCGGTGAGGGTAGTCCCTGTACATCGGGAGAAGCTGAACAACACCAGGAGAACCACACGGCCGTCACATCTCACGCCTGCCTAGTGTGTGGCGAGGTATACTCAAACCTCCCAGAACTACACAAACACATGAGATCTCACTCGGGAGAAAAGTGTCTCATCTGCCCTGTGTGTGGCAAGACTTACTCCAGAGAATTTGACCTCAAAGTCCACCTcagaacacatacaggagagaaaccccaCGAGTGCATCGAATGCGGCAAGAGCTTTGTCCGTAAACAAGGGCTCCGGCAGCACCAGCGGACACATGATGCCAAGCCCATCGGACCTACCCGCCAGTTAGGCAGGCCAAAGCAGTTAACCACCATGGACAGGCCAAAGCATTTATCCAGGGCTCAGATGTCCAAGAAAGTGCCTAAAATGGAGAGTGATACAGAGATGCAGGACTGCCAGTACTATGACAATTAA
- the LOC120043227 gene encoding zinc finger protein 182-like isoform X3: MDEDSEDPSSPSPSCSTEPQPTVSLGPDRNHGDQEDSNHGDQKDTLQGQERVTVSLDINSETPTFNIVVKEEEDWELDNTGESPSHHSAGGERPSTSGEPEQHQMKCRTRQKKTHSCPDCGKHCQTLSALQIHMRTHTGEKPYTCSECGKGFTHQCSLRYHHQKKHSEQIKTDPDDKIGCCCGQEFSSKNVLEVHLKTNAGDKPYACCVCKKTFTHKALLKVHQRSHTGEKPFSCSLCEKSFTQKGNLTTHEKSHAGEKHPCSVCGKSFTQKGYLKIHQRLHCSEGDLSSSVSRELEHRQRRAKETHRCPDCGKEFPQTYYLDRHMRTHTGERPYQCSVCGMSFTQKGNLKTHQKVHTGDYPSSWSTGEGSPCTSGEAEQHQENHTAVTSHACLVCGEVYSNLPELHKHMRSHSGEKCLICPVCGKTYSREFDLKVHLRTHTGEKPHECIECGKSFVRKQGLRQHQRTHDAKPIGPTRQLGRPKQLTTMDRPKHLSRAQMSKKVPKMESDTEMQDCQYYDN, translated from the exons GACTCTGAAGACCCGTCCAGCCCGTCTCCATCCTGCTCCACTGAACCCCAACCCACTGTGTCCCTGGGTCCTGACAGGAACCATGGTGACCAGGAGGACAGTAACCATGGTGATCAGAAAGACACACTGCAGGGTCAGGAGAGGGTTACTGTGAGTCTGGACATCAACAGTGAAACACCAACATTTAATATCGTAgtcaaagaagaagaagactggGAACTAGATAATACAG GAGAGAGTCCCAGCCATCACTCTGCAGGTGGGGAGAGACCCTCTACATCAGGAGAACCTGAGCAACACCAGATGAAATGCAGAACGAGGCAGAAAAAGACCCACTCATGCCCAGATTGTGGGAAACACTGCCAGACATTATCGGCACTACAAATACACATGAgaacccacacaggagagaagccttataccTGCTCTGAGTGTGGGAAGGGCTTCACTCATCAATGTAGTTTGAGATACCACCACCAgaagaaacattctgaacagattAAAACAGACCCGGATGACAAGATTGGCTGCTGTTGTGGACAAGAGTTCTCTTCAAAGAATGTTCTGGAGGTTCACTTGAAGACAAACGCTGGCGACAAGCCTTACGCCTGCTGTGTGTGTAAGAAGACTTTTACTCATAAAGCATTACTGAAAGTACACCAGCGatcccacacaggagagaagcctttctcttgctctctgtgtgagaagagttttactcaAAAAGGAAATTTGACAACACACGAGAAGTCGCACGCCGGAGAGAAACATCCTTGCTCagtctgtggaaagagtttcactCAGAAAGGCTATCTGAAGATTCATCAGCGGCTTCACTGTTCTGAAGGGGACTTGAGTTCCTCTGTATCAAGAGAACTTGAACACCGACAGAGGAGAGCTAAGGAGACTCACAGATGCCCAGACTGTGGGAAGGAGTTCCCTCAAACATATTACCTGGACAGACacatgagaacacacacaggagagaggcctTACCAGTGCTCTGTGTGTGGGATGAGTTTCACGCAGAAAGGAAATTTAAAAACGCATCAGAAAGTGCATACAG GAGATTATCCCAGCTCCTGGTCCACCGGTGAGGGTAGTCCCTGTACATCGGGAGAAGCTGAACAACACCAGGAGAACCACACGGCCGTCACATCTCACGCCTGCCTAGTGTGTGGCGAGGTATACTCAAACCTCCCAGAACTACACAAACACATGAGATCTCACTCGGGAGAAAAGTGTCTCATCTGCCCTGTGTGTGGCAAGACTTACTCCAGAGAATTTGACCTCAAAGTCCACCTcagaacacatacaggagagaaaccccaCGAGTGCATCGAATGCGGCAAGAGCTTTGTCCGTAAACAAGGGCTCCGGCAGCACCAGCGGACACATGATGCCAAGCCCATCGGACCTACCCGCCAGTTAGGCAGGCCAAAGCAGTTAACCACCATGGACAGGCCAAAGCATTTATCCAGGGCTCAGATGTCCAAGAAAGTGCCTAAAATGGAGAGTGATACAGAGATGCAGGACTGCCAGTACTATGACAATTAA
- the LOC120043232 gene encoding zinc finger protein OZF-like isoform X1 yields MHEFDEHQQSKWRSPDCNHGDQQHQSSRLQGPEMVQSFNILFKEEPQDDHEPWGQRNTGMSPASSHGSEETTSTSGEPEQHQENHNTATTSHRCFGCGQEFPAAYDLVLHQRTHIERGFNKSVCGELFYQKELLKTHHQKVDTGIPVQHQKNPKAKKSHDCVVCGKQLSEAMKLKRHMRTHTGEKPHGCSVCGRGFTQKGNLKTHMKTHRGLNPKLWSAGEDSPSTSGEPEQHQKKHTAKTFHNCIDCGEICQTLPALKKHMKTHTRKKPSYQCSLCGAEFTEKGQIQDHQLQHVGEKPYSCPDCGKCFVNESYIKIHQRTHTGERPYSCLVCGKSFMKKAYLKSHLLTHTGEKPYLCSICGKTYSREGTFKIHQRVHTGEKPYLCTECGKRFSCRANLYSHKKRHDGKPIGPKRQLGRPKQLPN; encoded by the exons ATGCATGAG TTTGATGAACACCAACAGTCAAAATGGCGGAGTCCTGACTGTAACCATGGTGACCAGCAACACCAGAGCAGCAGACTCCAGGGTCCCGAGATGGTCCAAAGTTTTAACATTTTATTCAAAGAGGAGCCACAAGACGATCATGAACCTTGGGGTCAGAGAAATACTG GAATGAGTCCTGCCTCCAGCCACGGCAGTGAGGAGACTACCTCTACATCAGGAGAACCTGAGCAACACCAGGAGAACCACAACACAGCCACGACGTCTCACCGCTGCTTTGGCTGTGGACAGGAGTTCCCTGCTGCCTATGACCTCGTGTTACACCAGAGGACACACATAGAGAGAGGCTTCAACAAGTCTGTCTGTGGAGAGCTGTTCTACCAGAAAGAGTTACTCAAAACACATCATCAGAAAGTTGACACAG GAATACCTGTACAACACCAGAAGAATCCCAAAGCTAAGAAGTCTCACGACTGTGTAGTTTGTGGAAAACAACTATCGGAAGCCATGAAACTGAAGAGGCacatgagaacacacacaggagagaaacctcacgGTTGCTCTGTGTGCGGCAGGGGATTCACACAGAAAGGAAATCTGAAAacacacatgaaaacacacagaG GACTGAACCCCAAATTGTGGTCCGCTGGAGAGGACAGTCCCTCTACGTCAGGAGAACCCGAGCAACACCAGAagaagcacacagctaagacattTCATAATTGCATAGATTGTGGGGAGATATGCCAAACTCTACCAgcactaaaaaaacacatgaaaaCTCACACCAGAAAGAAGCCGTCTTACCAATGCTCCCTTTGCGGGGCGGAATTCACTGAGAAAGGGCAAATCCAAGACCACCAGTTACAACATgttggagagaagccttactcttGCCCTGACTGTGGGAAATGTTTCGTCAATGAAAGCTACATTAAAAttcaccagcgaacacacactggagagagaccctACAGCTGCCTtgtgtgtggaaagagtttcatgAAAAAAGCATACTTAAAAAGTCATTTActgacacacactggagagaagccataccTTTGCTCCATCTGTGGGAAGACATACAGTAGAGAAGGAACTTTCAAAATCCACCAGAgagttcacacaggagagaaaccatacctGTGCACTGAATGTGGGAAGCGTTTCAGCTGTAGAGCAAACCTTTATTCACACAAGAAGAGACATGATGGCAAACCCATAGGACCTAAACGGCAGTTAGGCAGACCGAAGCAACTGCCAAACTGA
- the LOC120043232 gene encoding zinc finger protein 180-like isoform X2, whose product MHEFDEHQQSKWRSPDCNHGDQQHQSSRLQGPEMVQSFNILFKEEPQDDHEPWGQRNTGMSPASSHGSEETTSTSGEPEQHQENHNTATTSHRCFGCGQEFPAAYDLVLHQRTHIERGFNKSVCGELFYQKELLKTHHQKVDTGEKPQRSF is encoded by the exons ATGCATGAG TTTGATGAACACCAACAGTCAAAATGGCGGAGTCCTGACTGTAACCATGGTGACCAGCAACACCAGAGCAGCAGACTCCAGGGTCCCGAGATGGTCCAAAGTTTTAACATTTTATTCAAAGAGGAGCCACAAGACGATCATGAACCTTGGGGTCAGAGAAATACTG GAATGAGTCCTGCCTCCAGCCACGGCAGTGAGGAGACTACCTCTACATCAGGAGAACCTGAGCAACACCAGGAGAACCACAACACAGCCACGACGTCTCACCGCTGCTTTGGCTGTGGACAGGAGTTCCCTGCTGCCTATGACCTCGTGTTACACCAGAGGACACACATAGAGAGAGGCTTCAACAAGTCTGTCTGTGGAGAGCTGTTCTACCAGAAAGAGTTACTCAAAACACATCATCAGAAAGTTGACACAGGTGAAAAGCCACAGAGATCCTTTTAA